AAGGCGTGTTTTGCGTTGATTATTTTCTCACGCAAATCCGCCTTTGTATCTTTCCTTTAGTAGGCTAGCTGGCAAGCCACACTTGTCTAACCCTGACTTTAGAACACAAAAAAATGATAGATAGATAGATAGATAGGAATTTGTTCCTTCATCTTTTTTCTCCTCATACCTTAATTCTCTACAATAGATAATATACCACAAAACTTTAAATTTGTCAAGTCATTTTTGTCATTTTCAGCAAATTATTTTTTCTAATTTATCCAAAACCCTTATAAAATAAGCATTCTTTAATTTTTTGTAAGCGTTCAGGTGTAAATAAGGAGAAAAGGGGAAATGGGGAGAAAGGAAAGGAGTAGGGGAATTAGGTAGCAGAAGGTTTCATCAGTTGTCAATGACATTCTAAATAATATGATTTTCTTACTAAAATAAGAATACTTTTTCCCCTTTTCCCTGATTTCTCCATTTCCCCTTCGTTACACCCTGAACGGTTACAATTTTTTTAACTATGTAACTACAAAATAACCTCCTTTGCTCCTTACCTATTTGATTACAATCTATTTAGTGAATATTCCCGCTGGTGGTTTAATACCTCTTTCTTCAAATACCGGATAAAATTTAGGTTTAATACCAGTTGGTTTTAACTCACCAATGACTTTACCTTTTTCATCTACTGTTTTTTGTTCAAAAACAAATATATCCTGGAGCACAATGACATCATTTTCCATACTTTGAACTTCAGTGATATTAGTTATCTTTCTACTACCATCCTGGAGTCTTTGCTGGTGGACAATCAAATCAATTGCTGAGGCAATTTGTTCTCGAATTGCCCTGACCGGCAACTCCATACCTGCCATAAGTGTCATTGTTTCTATTCTGGATAATGTATCTCTTGGGGAATTAGAATGAACCGTAGTCAGTGAACCGTCATGGCCGGTATTCATTGCCTGTAACATATCCAATGCCTCACCACTGCGGACCTCACCGACAATAATTCTATCCGGCCTCATCCTTAACGCATTACGCACTAAATCCCGTGTGGTAATTTCACCTTTACCTTCAATATTAGGAGGACGCGTCTCAAGGGTAATGATATGTTCCTGCTGAAGTTGTAATTCCGCAGAATCCTCAATCGTCACAATTCTTTCATCCGCAGGTATAAACGATGATAAAACATTTAAAGTAGTTGTTTTTCCTGAGCCTGTTCCACCAGAAACAATAATATTCAATCTTGCCCCAACACATGCCTTCAAGAATTCTCCCATATTGGGTGTTAATGTGCCAAATCTAATCAAATCAGCAATTTGTAACTTTTCTTTAAAAAATTTACGGATGGTTAAAATAGGTCCTTTTAGAGATAAAGGAGGAATAATCACATTCACCCGTGAACCATCTTTAAGTCGAGCATCAACATAAGGAACTGATTCATCTACCCGTCGTCCAATAGGCGATACAATTCGGTCAATTATATGTAAAAGATGTGTATTATCATTGAAGGTAACCTTTGTGCGTTCTATTTTTCCTTGCCGTTCGACATAGATTTGATTGGGACCATTAACCATAATTTCAGAAATAGATGGGTCCTTTAGCAACGGCTCAACAGGTCCTAACCCTAATATCTCATCTAATATCTCCTCTAATATTCGCTCATGTTCTGCCCTTGTTAGAGTCATTCGCTCCTGGGAGGAAATTAATAAAATAGACTCTTCAACCTGGTTTTTTAAAAGGTCTTTCTTTATATTTCCATCTTTATCCTCTAATGCCTTTAAATCAAGGTCGCTGACCAATTTTTCATGCACCTTTACCTTTAATCCTTGTAAAGGCTTATCAATCATTTTTGGTATATGCCTTTCTGCGGTTGTGGCAACTTGTTTTGCCTCTTCTAATCGTTGTAGCAATGACATAAATTAAATTCACCTCCCTTTTCTGTAACCGTTCACCGCAGAGACGCAGAGAAAAAAATTAAAATCTATTTACCAGAGACAAAAATTTCCTTTTTTTTTGCATTTTGGGTCTTTCGTTGTTTAT
The sequence above is drawn from the bacterium genome and encodes:
- a CDS encoding CpaF family protein; protein product: MSLLQRLEEAKQVATTAERHIPKMIDKPLQGLKVKVHEKLVSDLDLKALEDKDGNIKKDLLKNQVEESILLISSQERMTLTRAEHERILEEILDEILGLGPVEPLLKDPSISEIMVNGPNQIYVERQGKIERTKVTFNDNTHLLHIIDRIVSPIGRRVDESVPYVDARLKDGSRVNVIIPPLSLKGPILTIRKFFKEKLQIADLIRFGTLTPNMGEFLKACVGARLNIIVSGGTGSGKTTTLNVLSSFIPADERIVTIEDSAELQLQQEHIITLETRPPNIEGKGEITTRDLVRNALRMRPDRIIVGEVRSGEALDMLQAMNTGHDGSLTTVHSNSPRDTLSRIETMTLMAGMELPVRAIREQIASAIDLIVHQQRLQDGSRKITNITEVQSMENDVIVLQDIFVFEQKTVDEKGKVIGELKPTGIKPKFYPVFEERGIKPPAGIFTK